One region of Haloprofundus salilacus genomic DNA includes:
- a CDS encoding DEAD/DEAH box helicase, which translates to MDEFIAWLRDRPYYQGQIADHRTVPARDPEFTDVELESGLRSALEGRGIDRLYRHQTEAVKAVRDGKNVVLATQTASGKSLAYTVPAFERAMDHGGRTLYLGPQNALVADQAETLDELARGLGFGSRVSVAQYTGRLSQSEKRAVRDRAPTVLLSNPDMLHYALLPHSHRLWEWFFSSLETVVVDEVHGYRGVFGSHVALTLRRLNRVCERFGSDPQFVCCSATIGNPVEHAARITGQAKSSFALVDEDTAATGEKHWVLWNPPEYDGGERGGESGRRKSSHMETKNLFVDLVANGYQTLAFTRSRQAAERYATDSSKELRRRGERNLARRIQAYQASLKHDTRRDIESRLHDGDLRGVWSTNALELGVDVGGLDAVILDGYPGTRMSAFQQAGRAGRGSDAALVVLVGGEDQLDQYLLRNPDELFDGDPERAASDPENTELLPDHVASAAAENWLSVDDEAWFGSPYPDVVSELESAGRLQRRDTARGVRWIHSGDGSPQHSMSLRTIERREVDLLVRDRNEVVASLSFSDALRDAHPGAVYHHQGQSYEVIDLDLDRDVAEVQATWADYYTRVLTEKEIVVNEDLTEKPLSAQPDTRVRFADVTMTERITGFERRDPKRGEAIGREGLDLPETTLRTQALYFTVPGDVERKMRDTAGERGFNGGIHAAEHGMISLFPLTLLCDRADIGGLSTPHHPHTGQSTIFIYDGYPGGVGLTRGGYEQVETLMVRTARLISECDCSDGCPACMQSPHCGNANEPLAKEPAVQLLDALTGGSSASSD; encoded by the coding sequence GTGGATGAGTTCATCGCGTGGCTCCGGGACCGACCGTACTATCAGGGACAGATAGCCGACCACCGGACGGTTCCGGCGCGCGACCCCGAATTCACCGACGTGGAACTCGAATCCGGACTTCGGTCGGCGCTCGAGGGGCGAGGGATCGACCGGCTCTACCGCCACCAGACCGAAGCGGTCAAAGCCGTCAGAGACGGCAAAAACGTCGTACTGGCGACGCAGACGGCCAGCGGCAAGAGCCTCGCGTACACGGTTCCAGCGTTCGAGCGAGCGATGGACCACGGCGGGCGGACGCTGTATCTCGGCCCGCAGAACGCGCTCGTCGCCGATCAGGCCGAGACGTTAGACGAGTTGGCGCGGGGGCTGGGGTTCGGCAGTCGGGTCTCCGTCGCCCAGTACACCGGCCGCCTCTCGCAGTCCGAGAAGCGGGCGGTTCGGGACCGCGCGCCGACCGTGTTGCTGTCGAACCCCGACATGCTCCATTACGCGCTGCTGCCGCACTCGCACCGACTCTGGGAGTGGTTTTTCTCCTCGCTCGAAACGGTCGTCGTCGACGAGGTGCACGGCTACCGCGGCGTCTTCGGCAGCCACGTCGCGCTGACGCTCCGGCGGTTGAACCGCGTCTGCGAGCGGTTCGGCTCCGACCCGCAGTTCGTCTGCTGCTCGGCGACCATCGGCAACCCTGTCGAACACGCCGCACGCATCACCGGACAGGCGAAATCGTCGTTCGCGCTCGTCGACGAGGATACCGCGGCGACCGGCGAGAAACACTGGGTGCTGTGGAACCCGCCGGAGTACGATGGCGGGGAGCGCGGAGGGGAGAGCGGACGACGGAAATCGAGTCACATGGAGACGAAGAATCTGTTCGTCGACCTCGTGGCGAACGGCTATCAGACACTGGCGTTCACCCGCTCTCGACAGGCCGCCGAGCGCTACGCCACCGACAGCAGCAAGGAGTTGCGTAGACGGGGAGAGCGCAACCTCGCGCGGAGGATACAGGCGTACCAGGCGTCGCTCAAACACGACACGCGCCGCGACATCGAGTCGCGGTTGCACGACGGCGACCTCAGGGGCGTGTGGAGCACGAACGCGCTCGAACTCGGGGTCGACGTCGGCGGACTCGACGCCGTGATCCTCGACGGCTATCCGGGTACCCGGATGTCGGCGTTCCAGCAGGCCGGGCGCGCAGGACGCGGCTCCGACGCGGCGCTGGTCGTCCTCGTCGGCGGCGAGGACCAACTCGACCAGTACCTGCTGCGGAACCCCGACGAACTGTTCGACGGAGATCCCGAACGGGCCGCTTCGGACCCCGAGAACACCGAGCTGCTGCCCGACCACGTCGCCTCCGCCGCGGCGGAAAACTGGCTCTCCGTCGACGACGAGGCGTGGTTCGGGTCGCCGTACCCCGATGTCGTCTCGGAGCTCGAATCGGCGGGGAGACTCCAGCGTCGCGACACGGCGCGCGGAGTCAGGTGGATTCACTCCGGCGACGGCAGTCCCCAGCACTCGATGAGCCTCCGGACCATCGAACGCCGCGAAGTCGACCTCCTGGTCCGCGACCGCAACGAGGTCGTCGCGTCGCTGTCGTTCTCGGACGCCTTGCGCGACGCCCACCCCGGCGCGGTGTACCACCACCAAGGGCAGTCCTACGAGGTAATCGACCTCGATCTGGACCGCGACGTCGCCGAGGTGCAAGCGACGTGGGCTGATTACTACACCCGCGTACTGACGGAGAAGGAGATCGTCGTCAACGAGGATCTGACCGAGAAACCGCTATCGGCGCAACCCGACACTCGGGTTCGGTTCGCCGACGTGACGATGACCGAGCGGATAACGGGCTTCGAGCGCCGCGACCCCAAGCGCGGGGAGGCTATCGGGCGAGAGGGGCTCGACCTCCCCGAGACGACGCTACGGACGCAGGCGCTCTACTTCACCGTCCCCGGAGATGTGGAGCGCAAGATGCGCGACACGGCGGGCGAGCGGGGGTTCAACGGCGGCATCCACGCCGCCGAGCACGGGATGATATCGCTGTTCCCGCTCACCTTGCTCTGCGACCGCGCGGATATCGGCGGTCTCTCGACGCCGCACCACCCGCACACGGGCCAGAGTACCATCTTCATCTACGACGGCTATCCGGGCGGTGTCGGCCTCACCCGCGGCGGCTACGAGCAGGTGGAGACGCTGATGGTGCGCACTGCCCGCCTCATCTCGGAGTGCGACTGCTCCGACGGCTGTCCGGCGTGCATGCAGTCGCCGCACTGCGGCAACGCGAACGAACCGCTCGCGAAGGAGCCCGCGGTCCAGTTACTCGACGCGCTGACCGGCGGGTCGTCGGCGTCGTCGGACTAG
- a CDS encoding DCC1-like thiol-disulfide oxidoreductase family protein, whose protein sequence is MADYDAVLIFDGECPYCSVAARALRTLDDIGAISWYNDAAQEALTAQFGETPFAMVLVDARRNRVYAGRAAAEELADRAGTPGIVGSLVRDNYDRIAAVVGAASGRARDPDDVHDVYPLTDAARERFDALVAASAERPDGFESP, encoded by the coding sequence ATGGCCGACTACGACGCGGTGCTCATCTTCGACGGCGAGTGTCCGTACTGCTCCGTCGCCGCCCGCGCGCTACGAACGCTCGACGACATCGGCGCGATCTCGTGGTACAACGACGCCGCCCAAGAGGCGTTGACGGCGCAGTTCGGCGAGACGCCGTTCGCGATGGTGCTCGTCGACGCCCGCCGGAACCGCGTCTACGCCGGTCGCGCCGCCGCCGAAGAACTCGCCGACAGAGCGGGGACGCCCGGCATTGTCGGGTCGCTCGTCCGCGACAACTACGACCGCATCGCCGCCGTCGTCGGCGCGGCCAGCGGCCGAGCGCGCGACCCCGACGACGTTCACGATGTGTACCCGCTGACCGACGCGGCCCGCGAGCGGTTCGACGCGCTCGTCGCCGCGTCGGCCGAACGACCAGACGGGTTTGAGAGCCCGTGA
- the malA gene encoding alpha-amylase MalA, producing the protein MHHPGPPRFTATGRTLELAPTDPDPDATYRWRVETAPLTSRVSLGDDAVEFITPDVPGTYVVELDAPDGTHRQTIRAFPGELAPANTAGGASGMSGFASGSARTTGRSGGVSGSGSGAGSGGGDGGGRPRIQLYGSVEGDDVVVSANPQPNPNSDRPCDSLDVEFLVDDRDTLETRDVTVDGWELRVPVEKLPQLARVHAVAVGESYSVPDSVAIERGRVTSAGRVDAEGHSTADVDADVSVVRLNEPPEWSTEVTLYEIYVRGFASDDEESGNTFEALTKRLDYLEELGVDCLWLTPVLQNDDAPHGYNITDFFSIAEDLGTREEYEAFVDAAHDHGMKVLFDLVLNHSARQHPFFEDAYRNPQSEYYDWYEWQENGEPGTYFDWEKIANFDFTNLEVRRHMLDAADTWAEIADGFRCDMAWAVSRPFWTELHERLKTRDPEFLLLDETIPYIADFHDLAFDMHFDTTLYFTLRQVGRGVEPAEAILDAVEQRQEVGFPDHASFMLYLENHDETRYIVECGDSEAYAAGGALFTLPGVPMLYGGQELGQMGRRDALAWDHANEALRAHYESLIDARNETGALRYDGAFSRVDYECDSDRVVAFAREDGQKYVVALNFAEEPKSVSFGPSVENRDVVSGETLDADERGLYVDHVAVLPVDE; encoded by the coding sequence ATGCACCACCCAGGTCCGCCGCGGTTCACCGCGACCGGACGAACGCTCGAACTCGCACCGACCGATCCGGACCCCGACGCGACCTATCGCTGGCGCGTCGAGACTGCGCCGCTCACTAGCCGGGTGTCGCTCGGCGACGACGCTGTCGAGTTTATCACCCCGGACGTGCCCGGCACGTACGTCGTCGAACTCGACGCGCCCGACGGGACGCACAGACAGACGATTCGGGCGTTCCCCGGCGAACTCGCCCCCGCGAACACAGCAGGCGGTGCCAGCGGGATGAGCGGCTTCGCCAGCGGGTCGGCTCGGACGACCGGTCGGAGCGGCGGCGTCAGCGGCTCCGGGTCGGGCGCCGGCTCGGGCGGCGGCGACGGCGGTGGACGTCCACGAATCCAACTCTATGGCTCCGTCGAGGGCGACGACGTCGTCGTCAGCGCCAACCCGCAGCCTAACCCGAACAGCGATCGGCCGTGCGACTCGCTCGACGTGGAGTTCCTCGTCGACGACCGCGACACGCTCGAAACGCGCGACGTGACGGTCGACGGGTGGGAACTCCGCGTCCCCGTCGAGAAACTCCCCCAACTCGCCCGCGTCCACGCCGTTGCCGTCGGCGAGTCGTACAGCGTTCCCGACTCCGTCGCCATCGAGCGTGGCCGCGTCACGTCGGCGGGGCGCGTCGACGCCGAAGGTCACTCGACCGCCGACGTCGACGCGGACGTCTCTGTCGTCCGCCTAAACGAACCGCCGGAGTGGTCGACGGAGGTGACGCTGTACGAGATCTACGTCCGCGGTTTCGCGTCGGACGACGAGGAGAGCGGCAACACGTTCGAGGCGCTGACGAAGCGGCTCGACTATCTCGAAGAACTGGGCGTCGACTGCCTCTGGCTCACGCCCGTCCTGCAGAACGACGACGCGCCGCACGGCTACAACATCACGGATTTCTTCTCCATCGCCGAGGACCTCGGCACCCGCGAGGAGTACGAGGCGTTCGTCGACGCCGCCCACGACCACGGGATGAAGGTGCTGTTCGACCTCGTGCTCAACCACTCCGCGCGCCAGCACCCGTTCTTCGAGGACGCGTACAGAAACCCTCAGTCGGAGTACTACGACTGGTACGAGTGGCAGGAGAACGGCGAACCCGGCACCTACTTCGACTGGGAGAAGATCGCGAACTTCGACTTCACGAACCTGGAAGTACGACGGCACATGCTCGACGCGGCCGACACGTGGGCCGAAATCGCTGACGGGTTCCGCTGCGATATGGCGTGGGCCGTCTCGCGTCCGTTCTGGACTGAACTCCACGAACGGCTCAAGACGCGCGACCCCGAGTTTCTGCTCCTCGACGAGACGATTCCGTACATCGCCGACTTCCACGACCTGGCGTTCGACATGCACTTCGACACGACGCTGTACTTCACGCTCCGGCAGGTCGGCCGCGGCGTCGAACCCGCCGAGGCGATCCTCGACGCCGTCGAACAGCGTCAGGAGGTCGGCTTCCCTGACCACGCGTCGTTCATGCTCTACCTCGAAAACCACGACGAAACCAGATACATCGTCGAGTGTGGCGACTCCGAGGCGTACGCCGCGGGCGGGGCGCTGTTCACGCTCCCCGGTGTGCCGATGCTCTACGGCGGCCAGGAACTCGGCCAGATGGGTCGGCGCGACGCGCTGGCGTGGGACCACGCGAACGAAGCGCTCAGAGCGCACTACGAGTCGCTCATCGACGCGCGAAACGAGACCGGCGCGCTCCGCTACGACGGCGCGTTCAGCCGCGTCGACTACGAGTGCGATTCCGACCGCGTCGTCGCGTTTGCTCGCGAGGACGGGCAGAAGTACGTCGTTGCGCTGAACTTCGCCGAGGAGCCGAAATCCGTCTCGTTCGGCCCGTCGGTCGAGAACCGCGACGTCGTCTCCGGCGAGACGCTCGACGCGGACGAACGCGGCCTGTACGTCGACCACGTCGCGGTGCTCCCGGTCGACGAGTGA
- a CDS encoding GIY-YIG nuclease family protein — MTAADGGTYTLVVKLKDDTRLTVGALGSVDLFAGGYAYTGSALGSGGFARGDFPVSLDAGERVVRHWHVDYLLGHSAASIRDVVTTPGEDVECVVSRALSDGPVPGFGSSDCGCLSHLAHWPTVDDARRAAIRAHERAGGSKE, encoded by the coding sequence GTGACCGCCGCCGACGGCGGCACGTACACGCTGGTCGTGAAACTGAAAGACGATACACGGCTGACCGTCGGCGCGCTCGGATCGGTCGATCTGTTCGCCGGCGGCTACGCGTACACCGGCAGCGCGCTCGGGTCCGGCGGGTTCGCCCGCGGCGACTTCCCGGTGTCGCTCGACGCGGGCGAACGAGTCGTTCGTCACTGGCACGTTGACTACCTGCTCGGACATTCGGCGGCGTCGATTCGCGACGTGGTCACGACTCCCGGCGAGGACGTCGAGTGCGTCGTCTCGCGGGCGCTCAGCGACGGTCCGGTCCCCGGTTTCGGGTCGTCCGACTGCGGGTGTCTGTCGCATCTCGCCCACTGGCCCACCGTCGACGACGCTCGGCGGGCGGCGATACGAGCGCACGAACGGGCCGGCGGCTCGAAGGAGTAA
- a CDS encoding helix-turn-helix transcriptional regulator translates to MSQLGPSEMMAAVARRGNVLRALDDNGTRKCRLVKELSVSRSTVDRGVRELEGHGLVERIDDGYRRTLAGQLVLAEYDRFTSRLDGIVDSLDALDILNPTTEFDARVLDGADIVYAEKHSPHQPVTRHGDLVARADAVRTLAPAVLPQQVQIYHDRLVDGDLTAEIALSTAVIERILGVYQDELREALSTGRLDVRETQSEPPYSLVCAETPTGPEISLLLYGDTGAYAFIGNDDPEAVEWAETVFEEWWSDATPLPMLSDQ, encoded by the coding sequence ATGAGCCAGTTGGGTCCCTCCGAGATGATGGCCGCTGTCGCTCGGCGCGGTAACGTCCTCCGCGCGCTCGACGACAACGGGACCCGAAAATGCCGACTCGTAAAGGAACTCTCGGTTTCGAGGTCGACCGTCGACCGTGGCGTACGCGAACTCGAAGGCCACGGGTTGGTCGAACGCATCGACGACGGCTACCGCCGGACACTCGCGGGCCAACTCGTCCTCGCGGAGTACGACCGTTTCACGTCGCGTCTCGACGGTATCGTCGACTCCCTCGACGCGCTCGACATCTTGAATCCGACGACCGAGTTCGACGCGCGGGTTCTCGACGGTGCCGACATCGTCTACGCCGAGAAACACTCCCCGCACCAGCCAGTCACGCGGCACGGTGATCTCGTCGCGCGCGCCGATGCCGTCCGCACGCTCGCCCCGGCTGTGCTCCCACAGCAGGTTCAGATCTACCACGACCGTCTCGTCGACGGCGATCTGACCGCCGAGATCGCGCTCTCGACGGCCGTCATCGAACGGATACTCGGCGTCTATCAGGACGAACTCCGAGAAGCCCTCTCGACCGGCCGCCTCGACGTACGCGAGACACAGAGCGAACCGCCGTACAGTCTCGTCTGCGCCGAGACGCCGACGGGTCCCGAAATCAGCCTCCTCCTCTACGGAGACACCGGCGCGTACGCGTTCATCGGCAACGACGACCCCGAAGCGGTCGAGTGGGCCGAAACGGTGTTCGAGGAGTGGTGGAGCGACGCCACGCCGTTACCGATGCTCTCCGACCAGTAG